One Saccharopolyspora erythraea NRRL 2338 genomic region harbors:
- a CDS encoding potassium channel family protein gives MRIAIAGAGAVGQSIARELIEGDHQVMLIERSTENYRPKNIDAAEWVLADACELASLEEAGIESCDVVIAATGDDKVNLVVSLLSKTEFAVRRVVARVNDPRNEWLFTDAWGVDVAVSTPRMLAAGVEEAVSVGDLVRLMTLRQGQANLVEITLPEGTPLAGRRVRDLKLPENAALVTILRGGRVIVPQSDDPLEAGDEMLFVATDDVEQEIRAVVHDTQNRA, from the coding sequence ATGCGCATCGCCATCGCGGGGGCCGGTGCGGTCGGCCAGTCCATCGCGCGGGAGCTCATCGAGGGCGACCACCAGGTCATGCTCATCGAACGCAGCACCGAGAACTACCGGCCGAAGAACATCGACGCAGCCGAATGGGTGCTCGCCGACGCCTGCGAGCTGGCCTCGCTGGAGGAGGCGGGCATCGAGTCCTGCGACGTCGTCATCGCCGCCACCGGTGACGACAAGGTCAACCTGGTCGTCTCGCTGCTGTCCAAGACCGAGTTCGCGGTCCGCAGGGTGGTGGCCCGGGTCAACGACCCGCGCAACGAGTGGCTGTTCACCGACGCCTGGGGCGTCGACGTCGCGGTCTCCACGCCGCGGATGCTCGCCGCGGGCGTGGAGGAGGCGGTCAGCGTCGGCGACCTGGTCCGGCTGATGACCCTGCGCCAGGGCCAGGCCAACCTGGTCGAGATCACCCTGCCGGAAGGCACGCCGCTGGCCGGGCGCCGGGTTCGCGACCTGAAGCTCCCGGAGAACGCGGCGCTGGTGACCATCCTGCGCGGCGGCCGGGTCATCGTGCCGCAGTCCGACGACCCGCTGGAGGCGGGTGACGAGATGCTGTTCGTCGCCACCGACGACGTCGAGCAGGAGATCCGGGCCGTCGTGCACGACACCCAGAACCGGGCCTGA
- a CDS encoding potassium channel family protein, translating to MHVVIMGCGRVGASLATALQRLDHTVAVVDKNALAFHRLGRDFHGRQITGNGFDRDVLIEAGIEKAAAFAAVSNGDNSNIVAARVARETFGVEHVVARIYDPKRAEVYQRLGIPTVATVPWTTDRFLRMLLPEGVATAWREPSGTVAVLQLPLHEGWVGCKVTELEEATGSRVAFIMRFGNGILPTPKTVIQADDTVYVAALSGTVTDVTESARQAPEESH from the coding sequence GTGCACGTGGTGATCATGGGCTGCGGCCGGGTCGGGGCCTCCCTGGCCACGGCGCTGCAAAGGCTCGATCACACCGTGGCCGTGGTCGACAAGAACGCCCTGGCCTTCCACCGCCTGGGCCGCGACTTCCACGGCCGGCAGATCACCGGCAACGGCTTCGACCGGGACGTCCTGATCGAGGCTGGCATCGAGAAGGCCGCGGCGTTCGCGGCCGTGTCCAACGGGGACAACTCCAACATCGTCGCCGCCAGGGTCGCCAGGGAGACCTTCGGCGTCGAGCACGTGGTGGCGCGCATCTACGACCCGAAGCGAGCCGAGGTCTACCAGCGGCTGGGCATCCCGACCGTGGCGACCGTGCCGTGGACGACCGACCGGTTCCTGCGGATGCTGCTGCCCGAAGGCGTCGCCACGGCGTGGCGGGAGCCGTCCGGGACGGTGGCGGTGCTCCAGCTGCCGCTGCACGAGGGCTGGGTCGGCTGCAAGGTCACCGAACTCGAAGAGGCCACCGGTTCCCGCGTGGCGTTCATCATGCGCTTCGGCAACGGGATCCTGCCGACGCCGAAGACCGTGATCCAGGCCGACGACACCGTCTACGTCGCCGCGCTGTCGGGGACCGTCACCGACGTCACCGAGTCCGCCAGGCAAGCACCCGAGGAGAGCCACTGA
- a CDS encoding APC family permease, giving the protein MSKLAIAAKRLIVGRPFRSDRLAHTLLPKRIALPVFASDPMSSVAYAPEEILLVLSVAGISAYAFSPWIGIVVAVVMITVVASYRQNVRAYPSGGGDYEVATVNHGRRWGLVVASALLVDYILTVAVSISSAAANIGSVIPFVATHKVLFAVGAIVLLTAMNLRGVKESGSLFAIPTYAFVLGVLGMVAVGLFRGLVLGQEMRAESADFHLVQETQMAGVAFAFLILRAFSSGSAALTGVEAISNGVPAFRKPKSRNAATTLALMGALAIAMFMGLIVLAGMTGAVVAEDPAHQLIGAPPGYEQKTLVAQLANAVFSGFPPAVYYVMFFTGLILVLAANTAFNGFPVLGSILAQDRFLPRQLHTRGDRLAFSNGILFLAVSAIILVLAFDAEVTRLIQLYIVGVFVSFVLSQSGMIRHWNRLLRTETDPVQRRRMRRSQMINSFGLFMTASVLVIVLITKFTKGAWIAIAAMAAIYVLMTAIRKHYDRVAEELQEQEVDAVLPSRNHAIILVSKLHLPTMRAIAYARATRPDVLEGVTVNVDDEDTRALVAKWDAEDLPLPLKVLESPYREITRPLLGYVKRIRRDSPRDVVTVFIPEYVVGHWWEQLLHNQSALRLKSRLLFQPGVMVTSVPWQLESSQRVSHRPTTVPGAVRRGLEDVKGNDRR; this is encoded by the coding sequence GTGTCCAAGCTCGCAATCGCGGCCAAGCGCCTGATCGTCGGCCGGCCGTTCCGCAGTGACCGCCTGGCGCACACGCTGCTGCCCAAGCGGATCGCGCTTCCGGTGTTCGCCTCGGATCCGATGTCCAGCGTCGCGTACGCGCCGGAGGAGATCCTGCTGGTGCTGTCGGTCGCGGGCATCTCGGCCTACGCGTTCAGCCCGTGGATCGGCATCGTGGTCGCGGTCGTGATGATCACGGTGGTCGCGTCGTACCGGCAGAACGTGCGCGCCTACCCCTCGGGCGGTGGCGACTACGAGGTGGCCACCGTCAACCACGGCAGGCGGTGGGGGCTGGTCGTGGCCAGCGCGCTGCTGGTGGACTACATCCTCACCGTGGCGGTGTCGATCTCCTCGGCGGCGGCCAACATCGGCTCGGTCATCCCGTTCGTGGCGACCCACAAGGTGCTGTTCGCCGTGGGGGCCATCGTGCTGCTGACGGCGATGAACCTGCGCGGGGTCAAGGAGTCGGGTTCGCTGTTCGCGATTCCCACATACGCCTTCGTGCTCGGCGTGCTCGGCATGGTCGCCGTCGGCCTCTTCCGGGGTCTGGTTCTCGGTCAGGAGATGCGGGCCGAGAGCGCCGACTTCCACCTGGTGCAGGAGACCCAGATGGCCGGGGTCGCCTTCGCCTTCCTGATCCTGCGGGCGTTCTCCTCCGGCAGCGCCGCGCTCACCGGTGTCGAGGCCATCAGCAACGGTGTGCCCGCGTTCCGCAAACCGAAGTCGCGCAACGCCGCCACGACGCTGGCATTGATGGGCGCTCTCGCGATCGCGATGTTCATGGGGCTGATCGTGCTCGCGGGCATGACGGGTGCCGTCGTGGCCGAGGATCCGGCCCACCAGCTCATCGGCGCGCCCCCCGGCTACGAGCAAAAGACGCTGGTCGCGCAGTTGGCGAACGCGGTCTTCAGCGGGTTCCCGCCCGCGGTGTACTACGTGATGTTCTTCACCGGGTTGATCCTGGTGCTCGCGGCCAACACCGCGTTCAACGGATTCCCGGTGCTGGGCTCGATCCTGGCGCAGGACCGGTTCCTGCCGCGCCAGCTGCACACCCGGGGCGACCGGCTGGCCTTCTCCAACGGCATCCTGTTCCTCGCCGTCAGCGCGATCATCCTGGTGCTGGCCTTCGACGCCGAGGTCACCCGGTTGATCCAGCTCTACATCGTCGGGGTGTTCGTCTCGTTCGTTCTCAGCCAGAGCGGCATGATCCGGCACTGGAACCGCCTGCTGCGCACCGAGACCGACCCGGTGCAGCGGCGCCGGATGCGGCGCTCGCAGATGATCAACTCGTTCGGTCTGTTCATGACCGCCAGCGTGCTGGTGATCGTGCTGATCACGAAGTTCACCAAGGGCGCGTGGATCGCGATCGCGGCCATGGCGGCGATCTACGTGCTCATGACCGCGATCCGCAAGCACTACGACCGGGTGGCCGAGGAGCTGCAGGAGCAGGAGGTCGACGCGGTCCTGCCGTCGCGCAACCACGCGATCATCCTGGTCTCCAAGCTGCACCTGCCGACGATGCGGGCCATCGCCTACGCCAGGGCGACGCGCCCGGACGTGCTGGAGGGCGTGACGGTCAACGTCGACGACGAGGACACCCGCGCGCTGGTGGCCAAGTGGGACGCCGAGGACCTGCCGCTGCCGCTGAAGGTGCTGGAGTCGCCGTACCGGGAGATCACCCGGCCGCTGCTGGGCTACGTCAAGCGCATCCGCCGGGACAGCCCGCGCGACGTGGTCACCGTGTTCATCCCCGAGTACGTGGTCGGGCACTGGTGGGAGCAGCTCCTGCACAACCAGAGCGCCCTGCGCCTCAAGAGCAGGCTGCTGTTCCAGCCGGGCGTGATGGTGACCAGCGTGCCGTGGCAGCTCGAGTCGTCGCAGCGGGTGAGCCACCGGCCCACCACCGTCCCGGGCGCGGTGCGCCGGGGCTTGGAAGACGTGAAGGGGAACGATCGCCGGTGA
- a CDS encoding class I SAM-dependent RNA methyltransferase translates to MNGKPDWTGRLLEVEVGPVAHGGHCVARYEGRVVFVRHALPGEVVVAEVTEDGGGGFCRADAVEVRTAAPGRVAPPCPLADMARGRDRCGGCDWQHASGETQRELKSAVVTEQLKRIAGIDLPVRVRELPGGLLRWRTRARVAVDRGGRAGFRAHRSHRVVPAEDCPITVAEAIQDVTSRRWRPGSEVEVAADSADQVHVTAHDRRRGGRRVSRQVRGSGVAHEEAAGRTWELAAQGFWQVHVAAADTFAAVVSRMAAAPEGGVAWDLYGGVGLFAAGLAEQVGPTGSVLLVESSRRAVEDAVSNLRDLPQVEFRAGTAEDVVRDEGLPSPDVVVLDPPRKGAGREVAEAVCAHRPSRIVHVACDPAALARDVGLFVEGGYRLVEIEAFDAFPMTHHVECIALLERVDQP, encoded by the coding sequence GTGAACGGCAAACCGGACTGGACCGGACGCCTGCTGGAGGTCGAGGTGGGCCCGGTCGCCCACGGCGGGCACTGCGTGGCCAGGTACGAGGGCCGGGTGGTGTTCGTCCGCCACGCGCTGCCCGGCGAGGTCGTGGTCGCCGAGGTGACCGAGGACGGCGGTGGCGGCTTCTGCCGCGCCGACGCCGTCGAGGTCCGCACCGCGGCGCCGGGGCGGGTCGCTCCGCCGTGCCCGCTGGCCGACATGGCGCGCGGCCGCGACCGCTGCGGCGGCTGCGACTGGCAGCACGCCTCGGGCGAGACGCAGCGCGAGCTGAAGTCGGCGGTCGTCACCGAGCAGCTGAAGCGGATCGCCGGGATCGACCTGCCGGTGCGGGTCCGGGAACTGCCCGGCGGCCTGCTGCGCTGGCGTACCCGGGCGCGGGTGGCGGTGGACCGCGGCGGCCGGGCGGGTTTCCGCGCGCACCGCAGCCACCGCGTGGTGCCGGCCGAGGACTGCCCGATCACGGTCGCCGAGGCGATCCAGGACGTCACCTCCCGCCGGTGGCGACCGGGCTCGGAGGTGGAGGTCGCCGCGGACTCCGCGGACCAGGTGCACGTCACCGCGCACGACCGGCGCCGCGGCGGCAGGCGCGTGTCCCGGCAGGTGCGCGGCAGCGGCGTCGCGCACGAAGAAGCGGCGGGCCGGACGTGGGAGCTGGCCGCACAAGGCTTCTGGCAGGTGCACGTGGCCGCCGCCGACACCTTCGCCGCGGTCGTCTCGCGCATGGCGGCGGCGCCGGAGGGCGGCGTGGCGTGGGACCTCTACGGCGGCGTGGGCCTGTTCGCGGCGGGACTGGCCGAGCAGGTCGGGCCGACCGGTTCGGTGCTGCTGGTGGAGTCGTCGCGGCGCGCGGTGGAGGACGCCGTGAGCAACCTCCGCGACCTGCCGCAGGTGGAGTTCCGGGCGGGCACCGCCGAGGACGTCGTGCGCGACGAGGGGCTGCCCTCGCCGGACGTCGTCGTGCTCGACCCGCCGCGCAAGGGTGCCGGGCGCGAGGTGGCCGAGGCCGTCTGCGCGCACCGCCCGTCGCGGATCGTGCACGTCGCGTGCGATCCGGCGGCGCTGGCCCGCGACGTCGGGCTGTTCGTCGAAGGCGGTTACCGGCTGGTCGAGATCGAGGCGTTCGACGCCTTCCCGATGACCCACCACGTCGAGTGCATCGCCCTGCTGGAGCGGGTCGACCAGCCGTGA
- the dxs gene encoding 1-deoxy-D-xylulose-5-phosphate synthase encodes MTLLESVQSPADVKRLEHGELAKLAAEIRSFLIEKVSRTGGHLGPNLGAIELTLAVHRVFDSPRDAVVFDTGHQAYVHKIVTGRQSGFDRLRKRDGISGYPSRAESEHDLVENSHASTALSYADGLARAFQLGSEQRHVVAVVGDGALTGGMCWEALNNIAADPDRPVVIVVNDNGRSYAPTIGGLAEHLAGLRLKPGYERALESGRRTLQNLPVVGRSLYTGLHAAKSGIKDALSPQVMFSDLGIKYLGPVDGHDLRSMEQALSMAKAFGGPVIVHAVTRKGNGFAPAENDVAEQMHQVKVIDPETGIPTKPAPKIWTDVYSDELVRIGAEREDVVAITAAMLGPTGLDKFAAAYPERCYDVGIAEQHAMTSAAGMAMGGLHPVFAVYSTFLNRAFDQLLMDVALHRQPVTVTLDRSGITGDDGASHNGMWDLSILGAIPGIQVAAPRDAVTLREELREAVAVDDGPTVMRFPKGSVIEEVPAVERIGGVDVLSKPASDERSEVLLAAVGAFGQLGVAVAERLAAQGIGVTVVDPRWVVPVPQAVLDLAARHSLVVTLEDCGRHGGFGWSLAAAMRDQEIDVPLRDLAVPNRFLQHASRDEVLSDLGLTEQDIARRITEWVAGRLTPVVVGNGRGETATGA; translated from the coding sequence GTGACGCTGCTGGAGTCCGTGCAAAGCCCGGCCGACGTCAAACGCCTGGAGCACGGTGAGCTGGCGAAGCTGGCCGCTGAGATCCGCTCCTTCCTGATCGAGAAGGTGTCGCGAACCGGCGGTCATCTGGGGCCGAACCTGGGTGCCATCGAGCTCACCCTCGCCGTGCACCGGGTGTTCGACTCACCGCGCGACGCCGTGGTGTTCGACACCGGCCACCAGGCGTACGTGCACAAGATCGTCACCGGCAGGCAGTCCGGGTTCGACCGGCTCCGCAAGCGCGACGGCATCTCCGGCTACCCGTCGCGCGCCGAGAGCGAGCACGACCTGGTGGAGAACAGCCACGCCTCCACCGCGCTGTCCTACGCCGACGGCCTGGCGCGGGCGTTCCAGCTCGGCAGCGAGCAGCGGCACGTGGTGGCGGTCGTCGGCGACGGCGCGCTCACCGGCGGCATGTGCTGGGAGGCGCTGAACAACATCGCGGCCGACCCGGACCGCCCCGTGGTCATCGTCGTCAACGACAACGGCCGCTCCTACGCCCCGACCATCGGCGGCCTCGCCGAGCACCTGGCGGGGCTGCGGCTCAAGCCGGGCTACGAGCGGGCGCTGGAGAGCGGGCGCCGCACGCTGCAGAACCTGCCGGTGGTGGGCCGTTCCCTCTACACCGGGCTGCACGCGGCCAAGTCCGGCATCAAGGACGCCCTGAGCCCGCAGGTCATGTTCTCCGACCTCGGCATCAAGTACCTCGGCCCGGTCGACGGCCACGACCTGCGCTCCATGGAGCAGGCGCTGTCGATGGCCAAGGCCTTCGGCGGCCCGGTGATCGTGCACGCGGTGACCCGCAAGGGCAACGGCTTCGCGCCCGCCGAGAACGACGTCGCCGAGCAGATGCACCAGGTCAAGGTCATCGACCCGGAGACCGGCATCCCCACCAAGCCCGCCCCCAAGATCTGGACCGACGTCTACTCCGACGAGCTGGTGCGCATCGGTGCCGAGCGCGAGGACGTGGTGGCGATCACCGCGGCGATGCTCGGCCCGACCGGGCTGGACAAGTTCGCCGCCGCCTACCCGGAGCGCTGCTACGACGTCGGCATCGCCGAGCAGCACGCCATGACCTCGGCCGCGGGCATGGCCATGGGCGGTCTGCACCCGGTGTTCGCGGTGTACTCGACCTTCCTCAACCGGGCGTTCGACCAGCTGCTGATGGACGTCGCCCTGCACCGGCAGCCGGTCACGGTGACCCTGGACCGCTCCGGCATCACCGGCGACGACGGTGCCAGCCACAACGGCATGTGGGACCTGTCGATCCTGGGCGCGATCCCGGGCATCCAGGTCGCCGCGCCGCGCGACGCGGTGACGCTGCGCGAGGAGCTGCGCGAGGCCGTGGCCGTCGACGACGGTCCGACGGTGATGCGGTTCCCGAAGGGCTCGGTGATCGAGGAGGTGCCCGCCGTCGAGCGGATCGGCGGCGTGGACGTGCTGAGCAAGCCCGCCTCGGACGAGCGCTCCGAGGTGCTGCTGGCCGCCGTCGGCGCCTTCGGCCAGCTCGGCGTGGCCGTCGCCGAGCGGCTGGCCGCGCAGGGCATCGGCGTCACCGTGGTCGACCCGCGCTGGGTCGTGCCGGTGCCGCAGGCGGTGCTGGACCTCGCGGCCCGGCACAGCCTGGTGGTCACGCTGGAGGACTGCGGGCGCCACGGCGGCTTCGGATGGTCGCTGGCGGCCGCCATGCGCGATCAGGAGATCGACGTGCCGCTGCGCGACCTGGCGGTGCCCAACCGGTTCCTGCAGCACGCCTCCCGCGACGAGGTGCTCTCCGACCTCGGCCTGACCGAGCAGGACATCGCGCGCCGCATCACCGAGTGGGTCGCGGGCAGGCTGACCCCGGTCGTGGTGGGCAACGGTCGCGGCGAGACCGCGACCGGAGCCTGA
- a CDS encoding DUF6790 family protein: MLFWLVVALVGFGVQYALRRRHDRSVSVPDLLLGWLLLSAVGLAGLLGAFAHTAFAAETAQGIGFPAGNPFQYEVAVANLAFAVLALVGFWNPDVRPVAGLVSGIWLGGDAIVHTHELVAHDNTAPNNAGLFLVIETVIALALLGLGGYAAASRRSAAPARV, from the coding sequence ATGCTGTTCTGGTTGGTCGTCGCGCTCGTCGGTTTCGGAGTGCAGTACGCGCTGCGCCGCCGCCACGACCGAAGCGTGTCCGTGCCCGATCTGCTGCTGGGCTGGCTGCTGCTGAGCGCGGTCGGTCTGGCCGGGCTGCTCGGCGCGTTCGCCCACACCGCCTTCGCCGCCGAGACCGCGCAGGGCATCGGATTCCCCGCGGGCAACCCGTTCCAGTACGAGGTGGCCGTGGCGAACCTGGCGTTCGCGGTGCTGGCCCTGGTGGGCTTCTGGAACCCCGACGTGCGTCCCGTAGCCGGTCTCGTCAGCGGGATCTGGCTCGGCGGGGACGCGATCGTGCACACCCACGAGCTGGTCGCGCACGACAACACCGCACCGAACAACGCGGGCCTTTTCCTGGTGATCGAGACCGTCATCGCACTCGCCTTGCTCGGTCTCGGCGGCTACGCCGCGGCGAGCAGGCGCAGCGCGGCACCGGCGAGGGTGTAG
- a CDS encoding response regulator transcription factor yields MRILVVEDEQPLADAIARGLRREGMAVDIAYDGESGQEKASITRYDVIVLDRDLPGMSGDELCRSVVTSGQLTRVIMLTASGTVADRVEGLSLGADDYLAKPFAFAELTARVRALGRRATPAVPPLLTARDLALDPARRTVSRSGGEIELTRKEFGVLEVLLGAGGAVVSSEELLERVWDENADPFTTTVRVTMMTLRKKLGEPGVIDTVVGSGYRVPTAGRG; encoded by the coding sequence GTGCGGATCCTGGTCGTGGAAGACGAGCAGCCGCTGGCGGACGCCATCGCCAGGGGGCTGCGCAGGGAGGGAATGGCCGTCGACATCGCCTACGACGGTGAGAGCGGGCAGGAGAAGGCGTCGATCACCCGCTACGACGTGATCGTGCTCGACCGCGACCTGCCCGGGATGTCGGGCGACGAGCTGTGCCGGTCGGTGGTGACCTCCGGGCAGCTGACCCGGGTCATCATGCTCACCGCCAGCGGGACGGTCGCCGACCGGGTGGAGGGGCTGTCGCTGGGAGCCGACGACTACCTGGCCAAGCCCTTCGCGTTCGCCGAGCTGACGGCGCGGGTGCGGGCGCTGGGCAGGCGTGCCACCCCGGCGGTCCCGCCGCTGCTGACCGCCCGCGACCTGGCGCTGGACCCGGCCCGCCGCACCGTCTCGCGCTCCGGCGGTGAGATCGAGCTGACGCGCAAGGAGTTCGGCGTGCTGGAGGTGCTGCTCGGCGCGGGCGGCGCGGTGGTCAGCTCCGAGGAGCTGCTGGAGCGGGTCTGGGACGAGAACGCCGACCCGTTCACCACGACGGTCCGGGTCACGATGATGACGTTGCGCAAGAAGCTGGGGGAGCCGGGTGTGATCGACACCGTCGTCGGCTCGGGCTACCGGGTTCCCACTGCGGGCCGGGGCTGA
- a CDS encoding sensor histidine kinase, which translates to MPIARRGPGLRLRITLLATALVAGVSALLLWLGWLLVGNVVAAVPRLPDGSVVRVHGVDVPASLLGEALRQSAREQVLLIGGGAFVAVVLAAAVLAWTVTGRVLRPLHDVTDSARRLSAESLDERIELSGPRDEVAELADTFDAMLDRLQAAFDSQRRFVANASHELRTPLSVVRTELEVTLSDPDADEQELRRMADVVREATARAERLVEALLLLARTEGVELAVREPVDLTEVVGRALRAVSVEAAQRGIRIDCCDEPAFAVGDPALLERVAGNLLENAVRHNVDGGWVLVNVGSGPRWASLRVASSGEEIGADQVEALFEPFRRAGVQRTARTGAGLGLSIVRAAAAAHGGRVAAEPVAGGGLAVTVELPVAP; encoded by the coding sequence GTGCCGATCGCTCGACGTGGTCCGGGTCTTCGGCTCCGGATCACGCTGCTGGCCACCGCCCTGGTCGCGGGGGTCAGCGCGCTGCTGCTGTGGCTGGGCTGGCTGCTGGTCGGCAACGTGGTGGCGGCGGTGCCCCGGCTGCCCGACGGCAGCGTGGTGCGGGTGCACGGCGTCGACGTCCCGGCGAGCCTGCTCGGTGAGGCGCTGCGCCAGTCGGCGCGGGAGCAGGTGCTGCTGATCGGTGGCGGGGCTTTCGTGGCGGTGGTCCTGGCGGCGGCGGTGCTGGCGTGGACGGTGACCGGCCGGGTGCTGCGGCCGCTGCACGACGTCACCGACTCGGCCCGGCGGTTGTCGGCGGAGTCGCTGGACGAGCGGATCGAGCTGTCCGGCCCGCGCGACGAGGTCGCCGAGCTGGCCGACACCTTCGACGCGATGCTCGACCGCCTGCAGGCGGCGTTCGACTCCCAGCGCCGGTTCGTGGCCAACGCCAGCCACGAGCTGCGGACACCGCTGTCGGTGGTCCGCACCGAGCTGGAGGTGACCCTGTCGGATCCCGACGCCGACGAGCAGGAGCTGCGCCGGATGGCCGACGTGGTCCGGGAGGCCACCGCGCGGGCCGAGCGGCTGGTGGAGGCGCTGCTGCTGCTGGCCCGCACCGAGGGCGTGGAGCTGGCGGTCCGGGAGCCGGTCGACCTCACCGAGGTCGTCGGCCGCGCGCTGCGCGCGGTCTCGGTGGAGGCGGCCCAGCGCGGCATCCGCATCGACTGCTGCGACGAGCCCGCGTTCGCCGTCGGAGACCCCGCGCTGCTGGAGCGCGTCGCGGGCAACCTGCTGGAGAACGCCGTGCGGCACAACGTCGACGGGGGCTGGGTGCTGGTGAACGTCGGCAGCGGGCCGCGCTGGGCGTCGCTGCGGGTGGCGTCGTCGGGGGAGGAGATCGGCGCCGACCAGGTGGAGGCGCTGTTCGAGCCGTTCCGGCGCGCGGGCGTGCAGCGCACCGCCCGCACCGGCGCGGGGCTCGGCCTGTCGATCGTGCGTGCGGCGGCGGCCGCGCACGGCGGCCGCGTCGCGGCGGAGCCGGTCGCCGGAGGCGGCCTGGCGGTGACCGTCGAGCTGCCCGTCGCGCCCTGA
- a CDS encoding Uma2 family endonuclease: MTALLPHELGPFTIAHWHALPAREDGSRLELIEGYWLVTPPPSGQHQWAEGEMVFALKSAIRQAGRTDLFAVAGVGVEISTTYRTALVPDFVVLNTRPLANSFQASEVVLAGEIWSPGNSGRERKDKFAAYEQAGVPFFWSIAQDLGGPTELAAYRLEDGRYVCEATAEAGQGRFGIAACPVAVELDITALRP, from the coding sequence GTGACCGCGCTCCTCCCGCACGAACTCGGTCCGTTCACGATCGCTCATTGGCATGCGCTACCCGCTCGGGAAGACGGTTCGCGCCTGGAGCTGATCGAAGGGTACTGGCTGGTTACCCCACCACCGAGCGGTCAACATCAGTGGGCTGAGGGCGAGATGGTCTTCGCTCTCAAGAGCGCCATCCGCCAAGCCGGGAGAACGGACCTGTTCGCCGTGGCGGGCGTCGGCGTGGAGATCAGCACCACCTACCGCACCGCTCTGGTGCCGGACTTCGTCGTCCTCAACACCCGACCGCTCGCCAACTCGTTCCAGGCGAGCGAGGTCGTCCTCGCGGGCGAGATCTGGTCGCCAGGCAACAGCGGCCGTGAGCGCAAGGACAAGTTCGCCGCCTACGAGCAGGCCGGTGTGCCGTTCTTCTGGAGCATCGCGCAGGATCTCGGCGGGCCGACCGAACTCGCCGCCTACCGGCTCGAAGACGGTCGCTACGTCTGCGAGGCAACCGCCGAGGCCGGGCAGGGCCGGTTCGGCATCGCCGCGTGCCCGGTCGCGGTCGAGCTGGACATCACGGCGCTGCGCCCCTGA
- a CDS encoding LysR family transcriptional regulator — MDLLPLRYFRVVARHEHISRAATELRVSQPSLSRTIARLETELGVPLFDRRGRHVRLNRFGATLLRRVERALDELEQGRRELADAAGLAHGSVAVATETLLTLVEPLTGFRNDHPGVDVRLHQSSVDGLLERLRRGEVDLCLMSQPVDDPALESAEVLHEEVLLATPLGHRLATRERIGMGDLDGEPFITTRPGYWQRVLTDRLFAAAGSRPTIVCEADEPGATAYLISSGLGVGLLPATARRFAPHAPLAWLHLDAPDCHRTLTFVWRRDAYVSLAAQEFRAHVTATVRRAAAGDEQAEQRPAVLP, encoded by the coding sequence ATGGATCTGCTTCCACTGCGCTACTTCCGGGTCGTCGCGCGCCACGAGCACATCAGCCGGGCGGCGACCGAGCTGCGTGTTTCCCAGCCGTCGCTGAGCCGCACCATCGCGCGGCTGGAGACCGAACTCGGCGTCCCGCTGTTCGACCGACGAGGACGCCACGTGCGGCTGAACCGCTTCGGGGCCACGTTGCTGCGCCGGGTCGAACGCGCCCTCGACGAACTCGAGCAGGGACGGCGCGAGCTCGCCGACGCCGCCGGCCTGGCGCACGGGAGCGTCGCGGTCGCGACGGAGACGCTGCTGACCCTCGTCGAGCCGCTGACCGGCTTCCGCAACGACCATCCCGGTGTCGACGTGCGGCTGCACCAGTCGTCGGTCGACGGGCTGCTGGAGCGGCTCCGGCGCGGCGAGGTCGACCTGTGCCTGATGTCGCAGCCCGTGGACGACCCGGCGCTGGAGTCCGCCGAGGTCCTGCACGAGGAGGTACTGCTGGCCACGCCGCTCGGCCACCGCCTCGCCACCCGCGAACGCATCGGCATGGGGGACCTCGACGGGGAACCGTTCATCACCACCCGGCCCGGCTACTGGCAGCGGGTCCTGACCGACCGGCTCTTCGCCGCCGCCGGCTCGCGGCCGACCATCGTGTGCGAGGCCGACGAGCCGGGCGCGACGGCGTACCTGATCAGCTCCGGTCTCGGCGTCGGCCTGCTGCCGGCGACGGCGCGCCGGTTCGCACCCCACGCCCCGCTCGCCTGGCTGCACCTCGACGCGCCCGACTGCCACCGCACCCTGACGTTCGTCTGGCGCCGCGATGCCTACGTCTCGCTGGCGGCCCAGGAGTTCCGGGCGCACGTCACAGCCACGGTGCGCCGTGCGGCGGCGGGGGACGAACAGGCAGAACAGCGGCCCGCGGTGCTGCCATGA